The Spinacia oleracea cultivar Varoflay chromosome 2, BTI_SOV_V1, whole genome shotgun sequence DNA segment tttgattcttattacatgactaatattcatagttttaactttctataaCTCATTCGAatgtatttatgcacatttaagacttattgggtcgttataggtcatatttagagctaaaatgacattttcgctctcaactttgaactaaagaacctaaagagtcattggattcttattacatgattaatatgcattagATCTGTCTAAATTAGAGCTGTTCCACCAACTAATCATGGTTTGACAGGCATCAGCTTTCGTGGACACTTGAATGCTCATAGAGCAATTCCAGTGAATACAACTTCTGAGAAGTACATGTTTAGCTGCATGGTTTTGAACaacttaattatctctatagtctgcaactatatcttttaatGCTTGTGAAACAGTGGAATGTAAAGATAATATCGTGAGTCTAAACTTTTGTACTCATATATACTTTCCTTTCATCTTGCAGGgagtcgattggaagaaagtccacacggccttaattaaggtttgtaatgcatgatctaaagggagctaagtggccggattatagaaatttgttagactagcacTCTAGccttttgtttttatttgttaataatagcttgtaatttgttagactagctaggtgtttaaaaattgtaaacgtaCTATACGCTTGGCTCTGTTGGGATAATATAATCGAAGGtaatttaatgatttatttaccaaaaaaaagattcatacctttgctattctggtgttgattggtgtacaggtttcaatactctatggagtatatatatatatatatatatatatatatatatatatatatatatatatatatatatatatatatatatatatatatatatatatatatatatatatatttgtttatcgccacctattttatattctaatgaaatttggaaaaaaaaaaaattgttgttgAAGCGGGCAAGAACtgtacgcctcaacaacatatgaatttatggcgcCAATGTACAGGTACGGCGCCAAAAATACAGGTCTGTTGTGGGGGCCTTTTCAGAAatgagcctcaacagaggagtCTGTTGAGGCAGGCTTATGGTAAACTGAGCCTCAACAtgtctttttttttactatGGTTTTGGGCTGTTCAGGCACGCTTTTGAAAGGCCGCCTCAACAGATGACCtcttgaggcgaacaaagcccgccacAACATCTCAGTGAGCTGTTGAAGCCCCGTCTGTCGAAGAGGgccatgttcgcctcaataagccgaaaaagcccccctcaacaggtatttatTCCACTAGTGATATAGTAAGGACCGCCGCATGGGTTAATACGttgcactccccgtattagtaaatgtcccACGAACCCTCATtctctactccgctggatgtatGTTGAGCGATAATGGGAACCtaacaccagggatcataagggaacctaagcCCTTTGTGGTCAAATATGTGTGCCTGGGCCTCACAAGCTTGTACGCATGTATCATAATAACCGGAGTTTGTCAGTTttgtaaaactgaatggcgactccataAACTAGTAAAATGAGGCAAATTGCCCACAGTTATTCCGATTTTACTTAATAATGGTTGACAAACATCCGCGAGGGAAGAAGTATGAAAAGATCATAAACCCGTCTTTTCCGACCCCTCACACCCGTGCAAGTTTGGCTATAGTACAGGGTCCACGAAAGTAAATGAGTTAAAGGGCCACCCATATTTAGATTAGATATTAAATTGTGCAATAAAATTGTAAGTTAACGTTGCTTGCCGTAGTGGTGTAGCATTACATTTACAAGATTTACAAGACATGGAACTCAGGTTTGAAACAAGCTAAGTGGTGCGCTTTGTTTTTATTTCTTCAACTTcttcttatttttctttttttcccttTGAACTTTAACTTTTGGGGCCTCATTCTAAAAGTTAGCACATGATCTCTATTATGTTTGAGACGACCCTGTCTGTGTCAATTCCACGTGACTTGGTCTGAATGGGCCCAATTTATACCATTTAGTAAAGTCTATTTGTTTCATGTATAGTCGGACcatatcattttttttaaaggtagCCCAGACACCCttttcttattttcgaattCGCCTTAGACCAATGGTATATTGGAGACTTGTTCTACCGACGTAAGCCCGTAAGTGTTCACTTACAACGCGTGGCCGATGCCTTAGACCAATGTAAGTATAGTGGACACTAAGTCAGCCGGTGTAAAACCATAAGTGTTCACTTACGCCGTGTGGCTGATGGTAATTTTACCCGGTGTTAATTTCAGCAGGCGGTGGCGGAAAAGGCTTATTGGAACTAGGGATTAAATGATACCCATAACATGATGATGGTTCtcaacataacatactaatggGTAAAAGTGACACAAGTTGTGGCATAAGCTCAAGTAACATATGATAAATATGTGGCACTTCCAGCAATATAGTACGCAACTGAGGCAAATTAAAGAGAAACCATTTCGATGTTTTTTTGGATGAACAAAAAAATAGATGAAGGGTCCacgtatatatttatatttgaaATGGCTTATTGAGGTGTTAGCCAAGTGGTTAAAATTGAGGATATGCATGCAATAAAtcataagtttaaaatgagaaatTAGCCTTAGCTTTTTGTAGCGATTGGCATCGGAGCTATCACTTGCATTGATTCAATTCTtgttttttatttcatttttcccGACCTTACAAATACAAAGCACATGAAAGCTAATCAAGCATAAAACCAGCATTGGTAAGctaaggggaaaaaaaaaacttgatgACGGTCTTCTAGCTTCGGACCTTCTCTACGTGCTTCAAACCCTACCaaagatttaatcaaacaaacaTTTCATTAGTATAAGTTTAATCATATTCCTcgagaaattaaaaaaattctattcgcaactaaaaaaaaaattcaaacttgGTCAAAGTAGATCAAATAAAGCCAATTAGATCGATCTAAACCAAACAATGAAATGGAAGTCAAACGGTTGTTTAAGACCTCATCGATTATTTTAAACGAATTGTGAGAGGTATGTATTTCATCCCTATTTTTCAGGAGTTACACGTTTACCAATATAAAAATTAGGGAAGGTGAGttgatttttttataataataatataaatgatGGATGGGTTAATATTTATTGTAATATTCACTGTTATTTGATTCGCTAGTATGAGACTCGTACGGTACGCAATTCGCTATCAAATTTTAGCAAATGAGACCAAAATTGTACCATTTTTAtgttataatttatttatttggttcGCGGTTCGTAGGGTGATTAGAGAATTAGGCAACGCTAGTAATATTTCATAGTGAGTGAATAACTCATTGTGAACAAGTGAGCAACAAATGATGTGAGTATGTGCGGAGACCACGTGGAACCTTGAGTGTAATATTGTAATGAAAAAGTTACTAACTATAACAAATATTGTAATGAAAAGTTACTCATAAATAATATAACTACTGTAAAATACGGTCAGAAATtatatactctctccgtcccggaatacttgaaacgctttccttatcgggccgtcccggattacttgaaacgcttctaaaaatggaaactttacataatattttattattttctcacctTACCTAAGGGTCCACCAACAACCCTACTACcccaaataaacattaaaaaattcatGACCCCCACCACATCccactatctatattaaaaaaataccccactactaactacctttcaattaaataagaagTCAATTATAATGAATTAAACTCCGTGCCGGTCAAACGGTTtcaagtatttcgggacggaaggagtatatagtactccgtatgtaactatttaaaaatacggaggaagtattgCTTAGGTGGTCTAAACTCTAAAGTCTTAATTAAACTTGTGCAATAGGCTGGTGGCCTATCAAAAGACCAAGTCCAACAAGTTTTAAAGTGGATGCAACCCTTTATTTTTGCAAATGGGTAGGGCGCGCACTTTAAAAAGTTGAATTTTAATGGGTCGTTAAAAGGTCAGCGAGCTCGCTAAGAATGTTAGTACAGCCCAATCCAACCTGCTAAAATTTCTAGTACAGCAGGCCCAACACAACCCATGAAGTTTCTTCTCAACCCGGCCCATTAAATTGGTGTAAACATTGGAGCATTTTTGTTAGATTTGATTATTTCTAGTGTGGTACGACCTGATTATTTCTGTTATGGTATGGTCTAGTCTAATGCTTTTATATGAGTGATTTTTGCTCCTTCTCGTTTGATATGATCGAGTTGAATTTTCTAATCTAATCTGGTCTGATtcaaaaaagaagaaataacAAGTACTAAGAATAAGGTGAGGAGAATAGAGTCTTACTGAACGTAGTCAATGTTAATGATACCAGCAACAGGATCAGCAATGGCAGAGAAGGCTTCCTTGGATAGATCCAATCTACCAGGTGCACATTCAGGGCATAGATCTACAATTTTGACAACAACGTTACCGGGGCGACAACTGGCACCGGTGCAAGTAACTCGATATCTTCTACCACAAGCAGCCTTGTTGTTGTACAGAGTTGGATTTGCAGCTGCTATTATATTCCCTTCTTCTTGGCTTCCATAGCATGCTGATGCTGCTCACATACATTAATCCCACCCAGGGTATGTAATTAACCAAGGAAAGACGAAAAATATTAACAATACACCAAAAACATTAAAGAAAGAAATTTATCTGAAATACATTCTAAATATACAATTTTTAAATTAGGTCATGTGTATGTATGaatattctaaatttattatttgatttgctttttcagaaagtatttaagtgaaataTTTTTTTCCAAACTAAGAGTGCGTTCTATTTACCTTATTTTCAgttattttttctgaatttatctcatcttatctgaacttaactgaacttattaaaatttatttttagttataaattgtattaGGCCAACtatatttttcctgaacttatcttatctgaacttaacttaacttatttttcttgaatcaattgaaaataaggtgaacagaacagggtctaaagtaaaaaaaattccTCAACTACTAAtctataattaataaatcttgaacatatTAATTTAATATGCTTAAAATACTAATTTAACCAAAATGTTGAatacatatacgaagtatacctttcgtgttagttttttttttggtggtggtggaggggggGTGTTTGGGGAGATTAGTGCTTATATTAAATTAAGGACAACATGTCCATTAAAACATAGGGCACAACCTCTGAAGGACAGAAACTAACCCAAACCTGCTCAACATCAAAAGACACTAATCTAGCAAGGTGATGGACTATAAAATTCTCATTCCTTTTCACAAGAAACCACACAACATAATACAAAAAATGTATTCTAAAATGGAAACAAGCTCGATCCCTAGAGAAATATTTTTCATGTTAgttgatttgactaaaatattatcaAAAAAGTTACGGAGTGATAAATTATTATTACATGATATTAATGCCATAATATGTAAATCAATGATTATGTTTCCAAAGATATACAATTTATTAAAAAGGGGAAGAAAATGAAAACAAAACTACATAAAggatattttttttggaaaaaagtttTTGGCTGGAAATTTTGCATCAGAAAATGAGACGTGTCGTTTTTGATGTCTGTTTAAGTAGAAAACGTTACAGAGAGATATATAATAATAGTGGTAATTACTAATCCAGGAATTCAAACAAATTTGAATCATTTATATGCATTTCATTAAGAGTGGTATGCTTACGTTTGTAATTTGTGTAAAATGAGGCAGTTCCAGCATCACCAAATGCAACTGAAGCAAAGCATAATGCAAGAATTACCACGAAGAACATAGAGCGCGTAAGAGCAGCCATTTCTAGTTGTAtattttaatttgtggttttttATGCTTGGAAAATTACGAGCAAGGAAACGCCCTATTTATACAAGGTTATAAAGTGTTGAGAAATGAAGTAaaaacaaaaatgggcaaaCAGCTACAAACATACCTAAAATAAGAACCAACATCCCATGATTTGATGATCATGATTAATGATTAACCCATTAATTACTATTGAAAATAATATAAAGAATCAAACTTTgatttcatatcttttgtttttACTATCTTTAATTATGTAAATATTTGTTTTAGGGAAATATATCTTTACAAGCCATGTACATAATATCTTGTTAATAGGACAATATTTTATTTccttaattatttaatatatatGTAATGTAGgttatttacactaatataaacctggtccatgctaacttagcgtggaccagggcaacggagtaatttttatgggtaacatatgtaactgtcacgtgacagttattttgtaattttaaatagtaactatatgcgtattacagtaactatgtgttttaaagagttactatgtgttttgaagagttttaatgcgatttgtgtctagcccactttatatacgttttaaacttttttatttttcaaaatttcaaatctacattctgttcattctctttcattttctctctcttcattttctctctatgcttttcaaaatttagcccaaatttctaggttttgttcgatttttttcgtaattatcttataattcttatgattggatctatttgatgaggaaaaattggaggaagtagtagatcaagaaggaggttcatcgttgccgaaatcgaatcgaagaatttgcgctcgcctacaaatcttcgtaagaatttttagagatcacatctcggtttgttgttttttaaagaattttaagtctatttttatttaaaattgaaaatatttgttttttgaagaaattaatgtttgtgttttaccgaagtatcgttttcacttcgcgaattcgatcagtgacttcacgattttaaatagtaactatatgagtaatacagtaactatatggtttaaagaggtactatgtaattttaatggttactatatgtgtacaatagttactatattatttaaatggttactatatgtgtacaacagttactatatgtgtacaatagttattattttgttgagtgattcgaaatgtttgttgttttgttgaaattagggttagtgtttcacatagttagtatatatatgatatagtcacctttaatttatgttgcaattagtgtttttaatagtcactggaatgttcgttatgtttatgttagtagtagtttttagagtaactatactctttttaaaagttactataactttaaaacagtaactatgtgtttaaaatagtcactatattttttagaaagttattataagtttaaaacagtaactatgtgtttaagatagttattatgttatgaacagtttatagtgactttttgataaataatagttactatacgattacattatgtactatgttatttagagtatgtatttgtccacttcttagatagtgactatatgattataatggttactatatgtgttcaatagttactatattttaataatagtcactatatgttttatatagttactatatggtttatatagttactatatatttgatatttgtataagaaaataatacgaagtatcaatCACATGTTATTCCAGGTTCTAAAGTTGCATTATCTAGTgacgaatctccaaaaatactttacaatatcatttgtataagaagaaataatgccttaaatttagaaaaaagagacgaaggctgtgaactttaagaattgatgcagcaaagcacaagaggtagaaatagtgtttgttgtttgggtgaaattagggttagtgtttcatatagttagtatataaatgatatagttacctttaatttatgttgcgaaataatgtttttaatagtcattggaatattcattgtgtttatgttagtagtagtttttagagtaactatattttttaaaaagttactataactttaaaatagtaactatgtgtttaaaatagttactatattttttagaaagttattataaatttaaaaca contains these protein-coding regions:
- the LOC110776399 gene encoding EG45-like domain containing protein — its product is MAALTRSMFFVVILALCFASVAFGDAGTASFYTNYKPSACYGSQEEGNIIAAANPTLYNNKAACGRRYRVTCTGASCRPGNVVVKIVDLCPECAPGRLDLSKEAFSAIADPVAGIINIDYVQV